Sequence from the Streptomyces mobaraensis NBRC 13819 = DSM 40847 genome:
CCGCACTCCTCGCACGCCGGGTCCGGTTCACCCGCCGCGACGCGCTCCAGCGCGGCCTCCATCGCCGACCGCGCGCCGCACTCCGTGCAGACCACCGACCGGGCGGAGCCGTGCAGTTCGAGCACCTTGCGGTCGGGCAGACCGGCCGCCTGGTGGAGGCCGTCCACGTTCTGGGTGATGACGCGGACGGGGGTCCCCGAGCGTTCCAGCCGCACGATCGCCTCGTGGGCGGCGTTCGGGCGGGCCCGGAGGGTGGGGGCGTCGCGGCGCATCAGCCAGGAGCGGCGGCGGATCTCCGGATCGTTCATGTAGTACTCGTAGGTGACGAGCTTCTCCGCCTCCGGGTCCCGGCGCCAGAGGCCGTCGGGGCCGCGGTAGTCGGGGATGCCGGAGTCCGTGGAGACGCCTGCGCCGGTGAGGATCGCCACCAGGGGGTTCTTCGCCATGCGGCGAGGGTACGCAGTGGTGCCGCGCGGGGCGAGCGGAATTCGTCCGGCCGCCCCCGCGCCCCCGGAGCGCCCGGCGGGCGCCGCCCTCAAGCGCCCGCGGGCCCGGAGTCGTCCGCCGGCAGGCTGTCCATGAACGAACTCACCGAGAACACCGCCCGCCCCGGCCCCGCCGGTCCGTACCCGGGCGGCGACGTCAGGCCGAACTCGTCCATCGTCGCCCGGTAGGTCTGCAGCAGCCGGATGTGGTACTCGAGCGGCGCGCCCTGCGGGTTGGAGCGGCCGAGCGGGGTCGTGGGCTCCGGGCACCAGGTGGTGAAGCGCGGGGTGATGCCACGCGACATGAAGAACCGCAGCCCCTCCGCCGTCGAGTCGACGGCCTCGCCGACCGTCGCGAACCCGGCCGGTGCCGCCATCTCCACGCCCGCCACGAAGTTGGGGATGACGTTCCGCGGGCCGAAGACCTCGGCCGAGTCCAGGATGCGGCGGTGCCACTCGTCCCGGCCGACGTAGCGCTCCTTGCCCGGGCAGTACAGCTCGAACAACCGCCGGTCCCACACCTCGTAGTTGGGGTGGTAGATGCGGATCCCGTAGTCGTGGAACCGCTGGACGTCCGCCTTCGGCAGCGCCTGGGCGACGACCTTCCCGGTCCAGCGCCCGGGGAAGCGCTCCTCGATCGCCTGCGCGTAACGGCCGTAGAAGTCCGCCTCGGTGAGCCCGTCCACCCGCGAGGTGATGGAACCTCCGGTGAGGGTGTACGCGCGCGAGGCGCCGGCCGTGTCGTGCTTGTCGATGATCTCCAGCGCCTCCAGTACCTCCTCCACCGACTTCACGCCCGTGTACGGGCGGCCGGCCGCCTTGTGCTGGCGCCAGTTGTGGTTGATGTCGCAGTACTGGCACTCCTCCTTGGCACCGAAGTACTGGCAGACCCGGAAGACCGTCAGGTAGATGAGGTAGCCCCACTGGATGGTCGGGGCGACCTCCATCACCGACTTCCCGTTGGCGAGCGTGTGGCGGTAGTAGTCCGGCATCGGCGGCAGGCCCACGTCCGCGATGTGCCGGCCGTCCAGCATCAGGCCGAGCGCACCCTCAGGGGTGACCCCGACGCGGTACGGGGACTGGGGATTGACCCGTACGGAGACGACGGTGCGCCGCAGCCCGTAGGGGCCGCCGGTCAGCACGATCTCCTCCGGCGGCCGGCGCAGCGCGGCGGCGCCCAGCTCGGGGAGGGTGCGGTGGTCGAAGGAGAAGATGAAGTAGGACTTCGGTTTGACGTCGCCGCCCTCCTCCCCGGCGAGCGCGGACTCGTCGAAGGCGATCCCGCCGCGCAGCAGGTCCTCCTTGATGACGGCTTCCCGCGGCACCCCGGGGAAGCGGTCCATCAGGTCCTCGACCTCTTCCGTACGGCTGCGTCCCATGACCGCTCCCTCTCCGCGTCCGTCCCTCGTGTCCCGCACCGCCCCGGCCGACCGGTTTCCCTGGCCGGATCGAGCCGGATCGAGCCGGATCGAGCCGGATCGAGCCGGATCGATCCGGTTCAGGCCGGGAAGTCACCGCCCCGGCGCGGGCAACGACGCGCAACGGAGTGCGCCGGGGCGGCACTTGCGCCGCCCGGAACGGCCTCGCGGCATCCCTCGGAAGCCCCGGCGCCGACCGGGCAGCACCCCGCCGATGCTAGCGCGCGGGCACGGGACGCCCGGGTCCTAGGTCTTTCGGCCGGCATGGCCGGCATGGCCGACACGGCGGACACGGCGGACACGACGGACGGGACGGACAGGACGGGTAGGACAAGGCACTACGAGCGCGGCGGGCACCGGCCCATCCGTCACCGAACCGCGCTCCCGGTCCCCGGCACCGGCACCTCGCCCCCCGCCGGGGCCCCCTCCCGCAGGGGACGGTGGTGCAGCCAGTCCAGTACCTGCTCCGCGTGGCGGTCCGGCGGGAACACCGGGTAGAAGACGTGCTCCACCCGCCCGTCCAGTACCACCAGCGTCAGCCGGGTGAACAGCCGTTGCCCGCCCGCCTCGAAGGTGGGCAGCCGCAGTTCGTCCGCCAGCCGCAGCGCCGGGTCGGAGAGGACGGCGAACGGCAGGCGCAGCCGCTCGACGACTTCCCGCTGGTAGGCGGTGTCCTGGCCGGACAGGCCGTAGACCCGCGCCGCGCCGGCGGCCGTGAGTTCCTGGTGGTGGTCGCGGAAGCCGCAGGCTTCCGGGGTGCAGCCGCGGGCTCCCGGGATGGCGTTCCAGCCCTCGGGGAGGTCGGTGCCGGGCCGTCCGGTGAGCGGGTACACGTAGATCACGGTACGGCCGGGGCCCAGCGCGTCCAGGCGGACGGACCGGCCGTCCGTGTCCGGGAGTTC
This genomic interval carries:
- a CDS encoding MerR family transcriptional regulator, encoding MRIGDAARRAGATVKAVRYYEALGLVTPARLANGYRDYDEHDVRVIREIRDLNGLGIAVEHTRPFLDCLAAGRPHADDCPASLAGYRAAIDDLTRRIDALAARRAALAARLHEAAHRDSCAPDPQEHPGPTTTEGDAMHDITRLPAGLPVPEDDGACDTLPGQALPPLELPDTDGRSVRLDALGPGRTVIYVYPLTGRPGTDLPEGWNAIPGARGCTPEACGFRDHHQELTAAGAARVYGLSGQDTAYQREVVERLRLPFAVLSDPALRLADELRLPTFEAGGQRLFTRLTLVVLDGRVEHVFYPVFPPDRHAEQVLDWLHHRPLREGAPAGGEVPVPGTGSAVR
- a CDS encoding radical SAM protein, whose translation is MGRSRTEEVEDLMDRFPGVPREAVIKEDLLRGGIAFDESALAGEEGGDVKPKSYFIFSFDHRTLPELGAAALRRPPEEIVLTGGPYGLRRTVVSVRVNPQSPYRVGVTPEGALGLMLDGRHIADVGLPPMPDYYRHTLANGKSVMEVAPTIQWGYLIYLTVFRVCQYFGAKEECQYCDINHNWRQHKAAGRPYTGVKSVEEVLEALEIIDKHDTAGASRAYTLTGGSITSRVDGLTEADFYGRYAQAIEERFPGRWTGKVVAQALPKADVQRFHDYGIRIYHPNYEVWDRRLFELYCPGKERYVGRDEWHRRILDSAEVFGPRNVIPNFVAGVEMAAPAGFATVGEAVDSTAEGLRFFMSRGITPRFTTWCPEPTTPLGRSNPQGAPLEYHIRLLQTYRATMDEFGLTSPPGYGPAGPGRAVFSVSSFMDSLPADDSGPAGA
- a CDS encoding SIR2 family NAD-dependent protein deacylase → MAKNPLVAILTGAGVSTDSGIPDYRGPDGLWRRDPEAEKLVTYEYYMNDPEIRRRSWLMRRDAPTLRARPNAAHEAIVRLERSGTPVRVITQNVDGLHQAAGLPDRKVLELHGSARSVVCTECGARSAMEAALERVAAGEPDPACEECGGILKSATVMFGQPLDPAVLGDALTVTKACDVFLAVGTSLMVNPAAALAGVAADHGARLVIVNAEPTPYDERADEVIREPIGTALPALLRRWEGSPES